The proteins below come from a single Candidatus Omnitrophota bacterium genomic window:
- a CDS encoding sugar phosphate nucleotidyltransferase yields MIIFILSWQNFLRDMIKLNQAVVLAGGRGERLRPLTDEIPKPLVAVNGAPFLDYLINSVIQAGIKHILILTGYKGEAIIKRYEKLAHEGIEIECFPGRAEDQTGRRLLNARRLLDNYFLLLYGDNYWPMELKQMLNLYDEKKTKVLTTVFTNKRGTGEYGYENNISVGKDKLVRAYNKSRKSSGLNGVDIGYFIVNKNILNLGINENISFEEHILPRLILKKQLTAYLTDKQYYYITNLDSLKNFESAVAERGFESIPNNYFKGR; encoded by the coding sequence ATGATAATTTTCATCTTAAGCTGGCAGAATTTTTTAAGGGATATGATTAAGTTAAATCAAGCTGTTGTATTAGCCGGCGGCAGAGGAGAAAGATTAAGGCCGTTAACGGATGAAATCCCCAAGCCTTTAGTTGCTGTTAATGGAGCCCCGTTTTTGGATTACCTGATTAATTCCGTAATCCAGGCCGGGATTAAGCATATTTTGATATTAACGGGTTATAAGGGAGAGGCTATTATTAAAAGATACGAGAAATTGGCCCATGAAGGAATAGAAATCGAATGTTTTCCCGGAAGAGCCGAAGACCAGACCGGCAGGAGGCTATTGAACGCCCGCCGCTTATTGGATAATTATTTTTTACTTCTTTACGGTGATAATTATTGGCCGATGGAATTGAAGCAGATGTTGAATTTATACGATGAAAAAAAGACCAAAGTCCTGACAACCGTATTTACCAATAAAAGAGGAACCGGAGAATACGGTTATGAAAATAATATCAGCGTAGGAAAAGATAAACTTGTCAGGGCTTATAATAAGAGCAGAAAATCCAGCGGCCTCAATGGTGTTGATATCGGTTATTTTATTGTGAATAAAAATATTTTAAACCTTGGCATAAATGAAAATATATCCTTTGAAGAGCATATCCTTCCCCGGCTGATTTTAAAAAAGCAGCTTACGGCCTATCTTACCGATAAACAATACTACTATATTACTAATCTTGATAGCCTTAAAAATTTTGAATCGGCAGTTGCCGAAAGAGGCTTTGAGTCTATTCCCAATAATTATTTTAAAGGACGGTGA
- a CDS encoding acylneuraminate cytidylyltransferase family protein: MYKGKKILALIPARGASKGVLRKNIKPLSGKPLIAWTIEEARKSKYIDRIIVSTEDKEIADISKKYGAEVPFFRPGKFAVDNSKAIDYILHTLKWLKKNGQKVYDLLILLQPTSPLRSTKDIDGAIRFLFSKNAKAIVSVCGIDYPLNWTNTLPKNGCMKGFINPKARNKNRQELPLFYRLNGAVYVGFCDYIIRQKGFMGNKTFAYVMPKERSIDIDDNFHLKLAEFFKGYD; the protein is encoded by the coding sequence ATGTATAAAGGAAAGAAAATATTGGCTTTAATTCCTGCTAGAGGCGCAAGTAAGGGGGTTTTGCGAAAAAATATAAAACCTCTATCCGGAAAGCCCTTGATTGCGTGGACGATAGAAGAAGCAAGAAAAAGCAAATACATAGATAGAATTATTGTTTCAACTGAAGATAAAGAAATAGCTGATATCTCTAAAAAATACGGAGCCGAGGTGCCGTTCTTCAGGCCCGGAAAGTTCGCAGTAGATAACAGCAAAGCCATTGATTATATTCTACATACATTGAAATGGTTAAAAAAGAATGGCCAGAAAGTTTATGACTTGCTTATTCTGTTGCAGCCGACATCTCCCTTAAGGTCAACCAAAGATATCGATGGAGCGATAAGGTTTCTTTTTTCAAAGAACGCAAAAGCCATAGTTTCGGTATGCGGAATAGATTACCCTCTAAACTGGACAAATACATTACCAAAGAATGGATGCATGAAAGGCTTTATTAATCCCAAGGCTAGAAATAAGAATAGGCAGGAATTACCGTTATTTTATCGGCTTAATGGAGCAGTTTATGTGGGTTTTTGTGATTATATAATACGCCAAAAAGGGTTTATGGGAAACAAGACCTTTGCTTATGTAATGCCTAAAGAAAGGTCCATAGACATTGATGATAATTTTCATCTTAAGCTGGCAGAATTTTTTAAGGGATATGATTAA
- a CDS encoding sugar phosphate nucleotidyltransferase has translation MLTKNILIQEDESIKDALKKLDKTATKVLSVVDKKDKLLGTITDGDIRRYILKGKSLEGNIRDIYNKKPIFINQDAFSIEEAREMFIKNKIDLIPITDKAERVIDFITWDKAFSDGSQGLFNIGKVSVPAVIMAGGKGTRLEPFSNIFPKALIPIGEKPIIEIIIDKFRRSGINEYYLTLNYKGKMIESYFDSIEKDYAVHYVWDSEYSGTAASLKLMEGKICDNFILSNCDVIVEANFEEVLNLHKEQKALLTILSSIQHYKVPYGVIRFKEGGEVTETIEKPEYTFTINTGVYILNKESLRFIPKNSYFDMTDLIKTLIENNKKVITYPVNESEYIDIGHWEEYKKAIEKLKIIE, from the coding sequence ATGTTAACGAAAAATATCTTAATCCAAGAGGATGAGTCTATAAAAGATGCCTTAAAGAAATTAGATAAGACTGCAACGAAAGTCCTGTCGGTAGTAGACAAGAAAGACAAGCTGCTGGGCACAATCACCGATGGTGATATCAGGCGGTATATATTAAAGGGCAAAAGCCTGGAAGGAAATATCAGGGATATCTATAATAAGAAGCCGATATTTATAAATCAAGATGCCTTCTCCATAGAAGAAGCGAGGGAAATGTTCATCAAAAATAAAATAGATCTTATCCCGATAACAGATAAGGCAGAGCGGGTAATAGATTTTATAACCTGGGATAAGGCGTTCTCTGACGGCAGCCAGGGGCTTTTCAATATCGGTAAAGTCAGCGTCCCCGCAGTGATTATGGCCGGAGGCAAGGGTACGCGGCTGGAGCCGTTTAGCAATATTTTCCCTAAGGCCCTGATTCCTATCGGCGAGAAACCGATTATTGAGATTATCATAGATAAATTCCGCAGGAGTGGGATTAATGAATATTACCTGACCTTAAATTATAAAGGCAAAATGATAGAATCGTATTTTGACAGCATAGAAAAAGATTATGCCGTGCATTATGTCTGGGACAGCGAATATTCGGGGACCGCAGCCAGCCTGAAACTTATGGAAGGAAAGATCTGCGATAATTTTATTCTTTCAAATTGTGATGTAATCGTTGAAGCGAACTTCGAAGAAGTATTGAATTTGCATAAAGAACAAAAAGCGCTACTGACAATCTTATCCTCCATACAACATTATAAGGTCCCATATGGCGTGATAAGATTTAAAGAGGGGGGAGAGGTTACGGAAACCATTGAGAAACCGGAGTATACCTTCACGATTAATACGGGAGTTTATATATTAAATAAAGAATCCCTGCGGTTTATTCCTAAAAATTCATATTTTGATATGACTGATTTAATAAAAACTTTAATTGAAAATAATAAGAAGGTTATAACTTATCCGGTCAACGAAAGCGAATATATCGATATCGGGCATTGGGAAGAATATAAAAAGGCAATTGAGAAGTTAAAAATTATAGAATAG
- a CDS encoding radical SAM protein translates to MKVLLVAYDDDSYMHRLPQGLAYIAAVLIKEGHEVKIYNQDKFHYPDSHLTEYLDQNKFDIIGLGIVGGYYQYRKLLGLSQAINNSVNRPFYIIGGHGPSPEPEFYLKKTKADAVVIGEGEITVVELLDAVRHQQSLSKIKGIAYLDGDKAVINERRPLIEDIDKIPFPAYELFPMDYYRLARMPNASRTDFVISVLSGRGCTFKCTFCYRMDTGFRSRSSKGIIDEIMFLKRMYGITYIAFSDELLMSSKERTMRLCEDFIRDNVGVKWSCNGRLNYATPEVLNLMKRAGCVFINYGIEAMDNDVLKNMHKGLTTDQIIRGVEATLKSGISPGLNIIFGNIGDNQETLKKGVEFLLKYSDGAQMRTIRPVTPYPGSPLYYYAIEKGLIKDCEDFYENKHLNTDLLAVNFTDMSDDEFYRCLYEANNRLLEFYFQKKLSEAMEQNRKLHIDRDVNFRGFRHL, encoded by the coding sequence ATGAAAGTATTATTAGTAGCTTACGATGACGATTCATATATGCATAGGCTGCCGCAAGGCTTAGCTTATATTGCCGCGGTACTCATAAAAGAAGGGCACGAAGTTAAAATATACAACCAGGATAAATTCCATTATCCGGACAGCCACCTTACCGAATACTTGGACCAGAATAAATTTGATATCATCGGCTTGGGTATTGTAGGCGGATATTACCAGTATAGGAAACTTTTAGGCCTTTCGCAGGCAATAAACAACTCGGTAAACCGGCCATTTTACATTATCGGCGGCCACGGCCCCTCGCCTGAGCCGGAATTTTACCTTAAGAAAACCAAGGCGGATGCCGTTGTTATCGGCGAGGGAGAAATAACCGTTGTGGAGTTGCTTGATGCAGTTAGGCATCAACAGTCTTTATCCAAGATTAAGGGGATAGCGTATTTAGACGGGGATAAGGCGGTGATTAATGAGAGGAGGCCCCTGATAGAAGATATAGATAAAATACCCTTTCCGGCCTATGAGCTTTTTCCCATGGATTATTACCGTTTGGCGAGAATGCCCAATGCCTCCAGAACGGATTTTGTTATATCTGTACTATCCGGCAGGGGATGCACTTTTAAATGCACATTTTGTTACCGCATGGATACGGGATTCAGGTCGCGCAGCAGCAAAGGCATTATTGATGAAATCATGTTTTTAAAAAGAATGTACGGCATAACTTATATTGCGTTTTCCGACGAACTGCTCATGTCCTCTAAAGAAAGGACAATGCGCTTATGCGAAGATTTCATAAGGGATAATGTGGGAGTAAAGTGGTCTTGTAACGGCAGGTTAAATTATGCCACACCCGAAGTGCTGAATTTAATGAAAAGAGCCGGGTGCGTATTCATAAACTATGGTATCGAAGCGATGGATAATGATGTTTTAAAGAATATGCATAAGGGATTGACGACTGACCAGATAATCAGGGGGGTTGAGGCTACGCTAAAATCCGGGATAAGCCCAGGCTTAAATATAATTTTTGGTAATATCGGCGATAATCAGGAAACCTTAAAAAAGGGAGTTGAATTTTTATTGAAATATAGCGACGGGGCTCAAATGCGGACTATCCGTCCGGTAACGCCTTATCCGGGCAGCCCCCTCTATTATTATGCCATTGAAAAAGGCCTGATTAAGGACTGCGAAGATTTTTACGAAAATAAGCATCTCAATACGGACTTATTAGCGGTAAATTTTACGGATATGAGCGACGATGAATTTTACCGCTGTTTATATGAGGCGAATAACAGGTTATTAGAGTTTTATTTCCAAAAGAAACTTAGCGAGGCAATGGAGCAAAATAGGAAACTGCATATAGACAGAGACGTTAATTTTAGGGGCTTTCGGCACCTTTAA
- the neuC gene encoding UDP-N-acetylglucosamine 2-epimerase, with the protein MKRKICVFTGTRAEYGILRPLLIVIKNDPALKLQLVVSGMHLLPEFGSTYKEIEKDGFKIDKKVGISLNSDTPFGLSRAVGAGLISFSKAFKALGPDIIVIVGDRFEAFSAAVAALVLRIPIAHIHGGEATFGVIDEAFRHAITKMSHLHFTSAEEYRRRVIQLGEYPVRVFKVGALGLDNLKKLRLLSKKAIEQELHFKFNKHNLLITYHPVTLENNTSGAQFRSLLQSLDELRETALIFTKANADMDGRIINKLIDEYVAKNSSKAVAFTSMGQRLYLSTMQFVDAIVGNSSSGIIEAPSFKIGTINIGDRQKGRIKAKSIIDCRPIKKEITNAIRKLYSRKFQSMLRGVANPYGDGKTAPRIKKILKNYGLKNIIKKEFYDIPVKNKERQGL; encoded by the coding sequence ATGAAAAGAAAAATCTGCGTTTTTACCGGAACAAGGGCAGAATACGGTATTTTAAGGCCTTTACTAATTGTTATAAAGAACGATCCTGCCTTAAAGCTGCAGCTTGTTGTTTCCGGCATGCATTTATTGCCAGAGTTCGGATCAACCTATAAAGAAATCGAAAAGGACGGTTTTAAGATAGATAAAAAAGTAGGTATTTCGCTTAATTCTGATACCCCATTCGGATTGAGCAGGGCCGTGGGGGCAGGGCTGATCAGTTTTTCTAAGGCATTTAAGGCCTTAGGGCCGGATATAATCGTTATTGTTGGGGATAGGTTTGAGGCCTTTTCTGCTGCGGTTGCAGCTCTGGTATTGAGAATCCCTATTGCCCATATTCATGGCGGAGAAGCGACATTCGGCGTCATTGATGAGGCATTCAGGCATGCGATAACCAAAATGAGCCATTTACATTTTACTTCTGCCGAAGAATATAGAAGAAGGGTTATCCAATTGGGCGAATACCCTGTGAGGGTCTTTAAGGTAGGGGCACTGGGATTAGATAATCTAAAAAAACTGAGGCTTTTGTCAAAAAAGGCGATAGAACAAGAACTGCATTTTAAATTTAATAAACATAATTTATTAATTACTTATCATCCGGTTACTCTGGAAAATAATACTTCAGGAGCACAATTTCGTAGTTTGCTTCAATCTTTGGATGAATTGAGGGAGACAGCCCTTATCTTTACTAAGGCAAATGCTGATATGGATGGAAGAATAATTAATAAGCTGATTGATGAATATGTAGCAAAGAATTCCTCTAAGGCTGTTGCATTTACCTCAATGGGGCAACGCCTGTATCTATCCACAATGCAATTTGTCGATGCCATAGTGGGTAATTCCTCAAGCGGTATCATAGAGGCCCCCAGTTTTAAAATCGGGACCATAAATATAGGGGATAGGCAGAAAGGCAGAATTAAGGCCAAAAGTATCATAGATTGTCGGCCCATAAAAAAAGAGATAACTAATGCCATAAGGAAGTTATACAGCAGAAAATTCCAAAGTATGCTTAGGGGAGTTGCTAATCCCTATGGCGACGGAAAAACAGCACCTAGGATTAAGAAGATCCTTAAGAATTACGGCCTGAAAAATATCATCAAGAAAGAGTTTTACGATATCCCTGTTAAAAATAAAGAGAGGCAAGGGTTATGA
- the neuB gene encoding N-acetylneuraminate synthase: protein MGKTFIIAEAGVNHNGSIKTAKRMIDIAVEAGADAVKFQTFKADRLLTKLAPKAEYQKKTTDKEESQFEMIKKLELTFDAHKELMHYCKRKKIIFLSSPFDLESIELLDKLGINMFKIPSGEITNLPYLRKIGRLKKKIILSTGMSDLREIKNALDVLTEAGTAKEKITLLHCNTEYPTPFEDANLRAMLTIKEAFKVRVGYSDHTIGIEVPIAAVALGAFVIEKHFTLDRNMKGPDHKASLEPKELKAMINGIRNIEKALGNGIKKASCSERKNKIIARKSIVAARNISKGEYFTAANITTKRPASGLNPMKWDDVIGRMAKFFFKKDSLIEL from the coding sequence ATGGGTAAAACTTTTATTATTGCAGAGGCAGGCGTAAACCATAACGGGAGCATTAAAACAGCTAAAAGAATGATTGATATAGCTGTAGAAGCAGGGGCCGATGCGGTAAAATTCCAGACATTTAAAGCCGATAGATTACTGACCAAGCTTGCCCCTAAGGCTGAATACCAAAAGAAAACCACTGATAAGGAAGAATCTCAATTTGAAATGATAAAGAAATTAGAATTAACGTTCGATGCCCATAAAGAGCTTATGCATTACTGTAAAAGAAAAAAGATTATATTTTTATCATCACCTTTTGATTTAGAAAGCATTGAACTATTGGATAAGCTCGGTATTAATATGTTTAAGATCCCCTCGGGGGAAATTACCAATCTTCCATATTTGAGAAAGATCGGGAGATTGAAGAAAAAAATTATACTTTCAACCGGTATGTCGGACCTACGCGAGATAAAAAACGCGCTGGATGTGCTTACTGAGGCGGGGACGGCAAAAGAAAAAATAACATTACTCCATTGTAATACCGAATATCCGACTCCCTTTGAAGATGCCAATCTACGCGCTATGCTCACGATAAAAGAGGCTTTTAAGGTTAGGGTAGGCTATTCCGACCATACTATCGGTATTGAGGTTCCTATAGCCGCAGTAGCCCTGGGCGCATTTGTGATAGAGAAACATTTTACCCTGGATAGAAATATGAAAGGTCCTGACCATAAGGCATCTTTGGAACCGAAAGAACTTAAGGCAATGATAAATGGGATAAGAAATATAGAAAAGGCCCTTGGTAACGGAATCAAAAAAGCATCTTGCTCAGAACGCAAGAATAAAATAATAGCCCGTAAAAGCATAGTCGCAGCAAGAAATATCAGTAAGGGAGAATATTTTACTGCAGCTAATATTACAACTAAAAGGCCTGCCTCTGGTTTAAATCCGATGAAATGGGATGATGTAATCGGCAGGATGGCAAAATTTTTTTTTAAAAAGGATTCATTAATAGAATTATGA
- a CDS encoding formyltransferase family protein: protein MKIALFTKPDKPTVNEVKEYLKKNFDTVAIYEGERGESIPLEALNGSQDILISYLSPWLIPEQILNKTALWSINFHPGPPEYPGIGCFNFAIYNQEKYYGITAHLMEKNVDSGKIIAVKRFSMLRNDSVYTLSIKSYECMYTLFYEIMDSILTKNIIPFSNETWKRKPYTRSELEELCRIEAAMPQEEIKKRVKATAYPGMPGAYIELYGHKFEYNANR, encoded by the coding sequence ATGAAAATCGCTCTGTTTACTAAACCGGATAAACCCACAGTTAATGAAGTGAAAGAATACTTAAAGAAAAACTTTGATACTGTAGCTATCTATGAAGGGGAAAGAGGAGAATCTATTCCTCTAGAGGCGCTCAACGGCTCTCAGGATATATTAATCTCTTATTTGTCTCCGTGGCTAATTCCGGAGCAAATTTTAAATAAAACAGCATTATGGAGTATAAACTTTCATCCTGGCCCGCCAGAGTATCCGGGTATAGGCTGTTTTAATTTTGCCATATACAATCAAGAAAAGTATTACGGCATTACCGCCCATTTAATGGAAAAGAATGTCGATAGCGGTAAAATAATCGCGGTTAAAAGATTCTCAATGTTAAGAAATGATTCCGTATATACCCTAAGTATAAAAAGTTACGAATGTATGTACACTTTATTTTATGAAATTATGGACTCTATTCTCACTAAAAATATCATTCCTTTTTCTAACGAAACATGGAAGAGGAAGCCCTATACTCGCTCAGAATTAGAGGAATTATGCCGAATAGAAGCGGCTATGCCGCAGGAAGAGATAAAAAAACGCGTAAAGGCGACTGCCTATCCTGGTATGCCCGGGGCGTACATAGAATTGTATGGCCATAAGTTTGAATATAATGCTAATAGATAA
- a CDS encoding aminotransferase class I/II-fold pyridoxal phosphate-dependent enzyme, with amino-acid sequence MFIELDAPNIGRLEKNYINTTIDKGFISTYGPYVSEFEEKFAKYLETKKAVSTQSGTAALHIALYELRIGKGDEVIVPNLTFIATVNPVIYVGAKPVFVDVDIRTWNISPEKIEKKITKKTRAIIPVHFYGNPCNMDEIMKIARKYNIYVIEDATESLGAKYKGKYTGTYGDLGCFSFNGNKIITTGGGGMVVGNSKKRLGHIKFLVNQARDESRGYFYPEVGFNYRMTNIEAVLGLAQLKRLNGFLAKKKRFKAIYRNEMKGIRNIRFQDEYEGADSSSWLTCITFGDKVDIVILRRKLSVKGIPTRRIFMPVTEFPPYKKYRQGRYDNSRYIYEKGLCLPSSTLNSENDIRYICKIIKESL; translated from the coding sequence GTGTTTATTGAACTAGACGCCCCTAATATTGGCCGCTTGGAGAAAAATTATATTAATACAACTATTGATAAAGGATTCATTTCCACATACGGGCCTTATGTTTCAGAATTTGAAGAAAAATTTGCTAAATATTTGGAGACAAAAAAAGCCGTTTCAACGCAGAGCGGTACAGCTGCCCTGCATATCGCCTTATATGAGCTTAGGATAGGTAAAGGAGACGAAGTAATTGTTCCGAATCTGACCTTCATCGCTACAGTAAACCCTGTTATATATGTAGGGGCAAAGCCGGTTTTTGTAGATGTGGATATAAGAACCTGGAACATATCTCCTGAAAAGATTGAAAAAAAAATAACCAAAAAGACCAGAGCAATAATACCTGTCCATTTTTACGGTAATCCCTGTAATATGGATGAAATAATGAAAATCGCACGCAAATACAATATTTATGTGATAGAAGATGCTACCGAGAGCCTCGGGGCAAAATATAAAGGAAAATATACAGGGACATATGGAGATTTGGGTTGTTTTAGCTTTAACGGAAATAAAATAATAACTACGGGTGGCGGCGGTATGGTAGTGGGGAATAGCAAAAAGAGATTAGGACACATAAAGTTTTTAGTAAACCAAGCTCGGGATGAGTCAAGGGGGTATTTCTATCCTGAAGTCGGCTTCAATTACAGAATGACTAATATAGAAGCGGTTTTAGGCCTGGCGCAATTAAAGAGATTGAATGGGTTCCTTGCCAAGAAAAAGAGATTTAAGGCTATTTACCGAAATGAAATGAAGGGAATCAGAAATATCCGTTTTCAAGACGAGTACGAGGGGGCAGATAGCTCTTCTTGGCTCACCTGCATTACTTTCGGTGATAAAGTTGACATAGTAATATTAAGGAGAAAATTAAGTGTAAAGGGAATTCCCACGCGTAGGATCTTTATGCCCGTGACAGAGTTCCCTCCATATAAAAAATATAGACAAGGACGTTACGATAATTCTCGCTATATTTACGAAAAAGGCTTATGCTTGCCGAGTTCGACGCTAAATTCTGAAAACGATATACGCTATATATGTAAGATTATAAAAGAATCGCTTTAA
- a CDS encoding SDR family oxidoreductase, translating into MGTNLKKRILITGGAGYIGSVIADLSLRNNFKVRVVDHLWFDKEVPLEYSHNPNYEFIREDLCREELLDGFLKDIDIIIHAAAVVGDPASKKFPVLTRLINYDMSIRLIEKIQKSEATGIIFLSTCSNYGVSQGMANEESPLKPLSLYAETKVGVERHLLDKVKNLDWVICRLSTVYGYSPRMRFDLTVNDFTMNAHTKKYLDIFLPYSQRPYIHVVDAAKIIIQMVKDFERVKNNVFNLGFNEENYQKIQIAQIVKTFMPETKIELVKSGYDLRDYKVDFSKLRRLLNIRKEFTVVDGVKEVLNLLKSGLINNPEDKKYYNTSPDLGEKECLLN; encoded by the coding sequence ATGGGGACAAATCTAAAAAAAAGGATCTTAATAACTGGCGGAGCCGGATATATCGGCTCAGTAATTGCAGATTTATCCCTGCGTAATAATTTTAAAGTAAGGGTAGTTGACCATCTTTGGTTTGATAAGGAAGTTCCTTTAGAGTATTCCCATAATCCTAATTATGAATTTATAAGAGAGGATTTATGCAGGGAGGAATTGCTGGATGGATTCTTAAAGGACATAGATATTATTATCCACGCAGCTGCAGTAGTGGGGGACCCTGCGAGCAAAAAATTTCCCGTATTAACTCGCCTTATTAATTATGATATGTCTATACGGTTAATAGAAAAAATTCAGAAATCAGAAGCTACCGGCATCATATTTTTATCAACCTGTTCTAACTACGGAGTCTCGCAAGGCATGGCAAACGAGGAATCGCCCTTAAAGCCCCTTTCTTTATATGCAGAAACAAAGGTAGGAGTGGAGAGGCATTTATTGGATAAGGTTAAAAATTTAGATTGGGTTATCTGCCGGCTTTCTACCGTATATGGTTATTCGCCAAGAATGAGGTTTGATTTGACCGTAAATGATTTCACGATGAATGCCCACACCAAGAAATATTTGGATATTTTTCTTCCTTACAGTCAAAGGCCCTATATTCATGTGGTTGATGCCGCCAAGATAATTATCCAAATGGTTAAAGATTTTGAAAGGGTCAAGAATAATGTTTTTAACCTGGGTTTCAATGAAGAGAATTATCAGAAGATACAGATCGCCCAAATTGTTAAAACATTTATGCCGGAAACTAAAATAGAATTAGTTAAAAGTGGGTATGATTTAAGGGATTATAAGGTAGATTTTTCAAAGCTTCGAAGGTTATTAAACATTAGAAAGGAATTCACAGTTGTAGACGGAGTAAAGGAAGTTCTTAATTTATTGAAGTCAGGCCTAATTAATAACCCCGAGGATAAAAAGTACTACAATACTTCGCCAGACTTAGGAGAGAAAGAGTGTTTATTGAACTAG
- a CDS encoding radical SAM protein, which yields MKILFVLYDNESRDNILPIGITYVAAYLREHGYRETTYYCQDVYHYNEDHLHEYLKRNHFDVVAMGFVAGYFQHIKIKKICDAITSLKKKPFIVLGGHGPSPVPEYFIRYCGADAVVMGEGEIPFLNIIKALDNNENLSNVNGIAFRDGDRVIVNPREKPIMDLDSIPSPYLDSLPMEFYIKSTYFTSPLDRGISVSAQRGCVYHCNFCYRLEKDIRLRSSDNIVEEVKKYKRDYNINYVWFFDELFMLNEKRIFDICGKFLKNNLNINYFCTGRLNKANAKVLDIMKRSGCVAIDYGIEQFDDDALRKMNKELTTIDIENGIRLTLERGIRPLFNIIFGNIGDNQKTLKRSLDFLHKYNDYGQLRTIRPVTPYPGSPLYDLAIKKGLLKGPEDFYRKHKNLELLTVNFTEIPDDEFTDLMFEANKKIITSYYDYMEDKCIEDFRRVYYENDYSFRGTRH from the coding sequence ATGAAAATTTTATTCGTTTTATATGATAACGAAAGCAGGGATAATATCTTACCCATCGGGATTACCTATGTTGCAGCTTATTTAAGGGAACACGGATACAGAGAGACAACCTATTATTGCCAGGATGTCTACCATTATAATGAGGACCATCTTCATGAATACTTGAAGAGAAATCACTTTGATGTTGTTGCTATGGGTTTCGTTGCGGGGTATTTTCAACACATAAAGATAAAGAAGATCTGCGATGCAATAACGAGTTTAAAAAAGAAACCATTTATAGTTTTAGGGGGACACGGGCCTTCTCCTGTCCCGGAATATTTTATAAGATATTGCGGAGCAGATGCTGTTGTTATGGGAGAAGGAGAAATACCGTTTTTAAATATTATTAAGGCGCTTGATAATAACGAAAATTTATCAAACGTTAATGGGATTGCCTTTCGTGACGGCGATAGGGTTATCGTTAATCCCAGGGAAAAGCCTATTATGGATCTAGATTCAATTCCTTCGCCTTATTTGGATTCGCTGCCTATGGAATTCTACATTAAATCGACGTATTTTACTTCGCCGTTGGATCGGGGTATAAGCGTTAGTGCGCAGAGAGGATGTGTCTATCATTGTAATTTTTGCTATCGGTTGGAAAAAGACATAAGGCTTCGTTCCTCGGATAATATAGTTGAAGAGGTTAAAAAATATAAACGGGATTATAATATAAATTACGTATGGTTCTTTGATGAACTCTTTATGCTAAATGAAAAAAGAATCTTTGATATCTGTGGAAAATTTTTAAAAAATAATCTTAATATTAATTATTTCTGTACAGGCAGGCTAAATAAAGCCAATGCTAAAGTATTAGACATAATGAAGCGTAGCGGGTGCGTTGCTATTGATTATGGTATTGAGCAATTCGACGACGATGCCTTAAGAAAGATGAATAAAGAACTAACTACCATTGATATAGAGAATGGAATAAGGCTTACTCTTGAGAGAGGAATCCGGCCTTTATTCAATATAATATTCGGGAATATTGGCGATAATCAAAAAACGCTAAAGAGGTCATTGGATTTTCTTCATAAATATAATGATTATGGACAGCTCAGGACAATCAGGCCGGTAACGCCGTATCCGGGGTCTCCTCTTTACGATTTAGCCATTAAAAAAGGGCTGCTGAAGGGGCCGGAAGATTTTTATCGCAAACATAAAAATTTAGAGCTATTAACAGTGAATTTCACCGAAATCCCGGACGATGAATTTACCGATTTAATGTTTGAGGCTAATAAAAAAATAATAACGTCCTATTACGACTACATGGAAGATAAATGTATAGAAGATTTCCGAAGAGTCTATTATGAAAATGATTATTCCTTTAGAGGAACACGCCATTAA